The following coding sequences lie in one Streptomyces xiamenensis genomic window:
- a CDS encoding adenylyltransferase/cytidyltransferase family protein: MPQGHGQQRVPHLVGYAPGVYDLFHIGHLNILRHARSRCDYLVAGVVSDEMAELAKGRPPVIPLVERLEIVRSIRYVDAAFVETVPDKVTTWQQVRFDILFKGDDWRGTPKGEKLERDFRQVGVEVVYFPYTVHTSSTQLRGALDALATRAEQG, encoded by the coding sequence ATGCCGCAGGGACACGGGCAGCAGCGGGTACCGCACCTGGTGGGTTACGCACCCGGCGTCTACGACCTCTTCCACATCGGCCATCTCAACATCCTGCGGCACGCGCGCAGTCGCTGCGACTACCTGGTGGCCGGGGTGGTATCCGACGAGATGGCGGAGCTGGCGAAGGGCAGACCGCCGGTGATACCGCTGGTGGAGCGGCTGGAGATCGTGCGATCGATCCGGTACGTGGACGCGGCGTTCGTGGAGACCGTGCCGGACAAGGTGACGACCTGGCAACAGGTGCGCTTCGACATCCTGTTCAAGGGCGACGACTGGCGGGGCACGCCGAAGGGCGAGAAGCTGGAGCGCGACTTCCGGCAGGTGGGCGTTGAGGTCGTGTACTTCCCCTACACCGTGCACACCTCCAGCACCCAGCTGCGCGGCGCGCTGGACGCCCTGGCGACCCGGGCGGAACAGGGCTGA
- a CDS encoding DUF397 domain-containing protein, which translates to MPKGTSWQKSSFSGNGVGNECLEIGTPPADGRLRLRESDDPGMVLRAKPPALSALLLAIKAGRLPR; encoded by the coding sequence GTGCCCAAGGGAACGAGTTGGCAGAAGTCGAGCTTCTCCGGCAATGGTGTCGGCAATGAATGCCTGGAGATAGGCACCCCGCCGGCTGACGGCAGGCTTCGCCTGCGCGAGAGTGACGACCCCGGCATGGTCCTGAGAGCGAAGCCGCCCGCGCTGAGCGCCTTGCTCCTGGCGATCAAGGCGGGCCGGCTGCCGCGCTGA
- a CDS encoding NAD-dependent epimerase/dehydratase family protein, which yields MTSILVTGATGTTGSRTAAQLRAAGHPVRAATRNGDPRFDWYDPATHDAALAGVDRVYLVPPPGETDPARIMLPFLDRARAAGVRRAVLLSSSAIPLGGPAVGEVHAALPGLFAEWAVLRPSWFMQNFLRDHAHARSIRATGTLASATGTGRVAFIDADDIAAVAAHALTTAEAPNTDLILTGPQALAFDDIAATLTEVTGRPVTHQHLSHDQLSEHLAAGMPAEFAALLASLDLAIAEGAEDRTTPTVHHLTGRPPTDFRTVAVRELGRSGGVNDRS from the coding sequence ATGACCTCCATCCTCGTGACCGGCGCGACCGGCACCACCGGCAGCCGCACCGCCGCCCAACTGCGGGCCGCAGGCCACCCGGTCCGGGCTGCCACCCGCAACGGCGACCCGCGCTTCGACTGGTACGACCCCGCCACCCACGACGCCGCCCTCGCCGGGGTCGACCGTGTCTACCTCGTCCCGCCCCCGGGCGAGACCGACCCCGCCCGGATCATGCTGCCGTTCCTGGACCGGGCACGCGCCGCCGGCGTCCGGCGGGCGGTGCTCCTCAGCTCATCGGCCATCCCCCTGGGCGGCCCGGCGGTGGGCGAGGTGCACGCGGCCCTGCCCGGCCTGTTCGCGGAATGGGCGGTGCTGCGCCCCTCCTGGTTCATGCAGAACTTCCTGCGCGACCACGCCCACGCGCGGAGCATCCGGGCCACCGGAACCCTGGCGTCCGCGACCGGCACCGGCCGGGTCGCCTTCATCGACGCGGACGACATCGCGGCCGTCGCCGCCCACGCCCTGACCACCGCCGAGGCGCCCAACACGGACCTGATCCTGACCGGCCCGCAGGCGCTGGCCTTCGACGACATCGCCGCCACCCTCACCGAGGTCACCGGCCGCCCGGTCACCCACCAGCACCTGAGCCACGACCAGTTGAGCGAGCACCTGGCGGCCGGAATGCCGGCGGAGTTCGCGGCGCTGCTGGCGTCCCTGGACCTCGCCATCGCGGAAGGCGCGGAGGACCGCACCACCCCCACGGTCCACCACCTGACCGGCCGCCCCCCGACGGACTTCCGCACGGTGGCCGTGCGGGAACTGGGACGTTCGGGCGGCGTGAACGACCGCTCATAA
- a CDS encoding glycosyltransferase, protein MGERHERLLLVSTNYAPEQAGIGPYATQLAEHWAHARGAEVHVLAGLPHYPAWRLDPAYRHVWRTVDERAGVLVHRRRHTVPPRQSALRRALYEATILGHGLLAPPRMGRPDAVVAQVPSLAGGVLAARIARRHRAPYIPVIQDLMGAAAAQSGIRGGDRAASAAAAVERRMLRGATLVGIIHETFRERVRALGVPDERIRLVPNWSHVSGPATPRAAVRARLGWPPEQTVLLHSGNMGLKQGLEVLIGAAREAPEIRVVLMGDGSQRERLRELAAGTPNVEFLPPAADADFPDVLAAADALVVTQRAAVLDMSVPSKLTSYFTAGRPVIASVAAEGGTAQEIRDSAAGWLVAPEHPAALAAAARELAADPAAADAIGVRGADYARTRLGRAAGLARVDALLDEALGRALPSRSAPRPEPTDPALAFKESR, encoded by the coding sequence GTGGGCGAACGACACGAACGGCTGCTGCTGGTCTCCACGAACTACGCGCCCGAACAGGCCGGCATCGGCCCGTACGCCACCCAGCTCGCCGAGCACTGGGCGCACGCGCGCGGCGCGGAAGTACACGTCCTGGCCGGGTTACCGCACTACCCCGCCTGGCGTCTGGACCCCGCCTACCGCCATGTGTGGCGCACCGTCGACGAACGCGCCGGGGTCCTCGTCCACCGGCGCCGGCACACCGTCCCCCCGCGCCAGTCCGCGCTGCGCCGCGCGCTGTACGAGGCGACGATCCTCGGCCACGGCCTGCTGGCCCCGCCCCGCATGGGCCGCCCGGACGCCGTGGTCGCCCAGGTGCCCAGCCTCGCCGGCGGGGTGCTCGCCGCGCGGATCGCGCGCCGCCACCGCGCCCCGTACATCCCCGTCATCCAGGACCTGATGGGCGCCGCCGCCGCACAGAGCGGCATCCGGGGCGGGGACCGCGCCGCGTCCGCCGCCGCCGCCGTGGAGCGGCGCATGCTGCGCGGCGCCACGCTGGTCGGCATCATCCACGAGACGTTCCGGGAGCGGGTCCGGGCGCTGGGCGTCCCCGACGAGCGGATCCGGCTCGTCCCCAACTGGTCGCACGTGTCAGGACCGGCCACGCCGCGCGCCGCCGTCCGCGCCCGCCTGGGCTGGCCGCCGGAGCAGACCGTGCTCCTGCACTCCGGCAACATGGGCCTCAAGCAGGGACTTGAGGTGCTGATCGGCGCGGCCCGCGAGGCGCCCGAGATCCGGGTGGTGCTGATGGGCGACGGCAGCCAGCGCGAACGCCTGCGGGAGCTGGCGGCGGGAACGCCCAACGTGGAGTTCCTGCCACCCGCCGCCGACGCCGACTTCCCCGACGTCCTCGCCGCCGCCGACGCCCTCGTGGTCACCCAGCGGGCCGCCGTCCTGGACATGAGCGTCCCCTCCAAGCTCACCTCCTACTTCACCGCGGGACGCCCCGTCATCGCCTCGGTCGCGGCGGAGGGCGGAACGGCCCAGGAGATCCGCGACTCCGCCGCCGGCTGGCTGGTGGCGCCCGAGCACCCCGCCGCGCTCGCCGCCGCCGCCCGGGAACTGGCCGCCGACCCGGCCGCCGCCGACGCCATCGGCGTGCGCGGCGCCGACTACGCCCGTACCCGGCTCGGCCGCGCCGCCGGTCTCGCCCGGGTCGACGCCCTGCTGGACGAGGCCCTGGGGCGCGCGCTCCCCTCCCGTTCCGCACCCCGCCCGGAGCCCACGGACCCGGCCCTCGCGTTCAAGGAGTCCCGTTGA
- a CDS encoding EamA family transporter has product MRAGERASGISLMVGSGLANQAGASIGALAFPVLGPVGVVAVRQWVAAAVLLGVGRPRLRAFSAGQWRLVLALALVYGAMNLTLYAAIDRIGLGLAVTLEFLGPLAVALATAGRRTGVLSALAATAAVMVLVRPQPSTDYAGIALGLTAAACWACYILLNRAIGRRLPGLEGSAAAAGVSGLLYLPVGAVVLWLCGPTPLALLCALAAGVLSSVVPLLADLLALRRVPAHLFSVFMSVNPVFAALIGLLVLDQHLDPWSWAAITVIAAANTVTAGADR; this is encoded by the coding sequence ATGAGAGCCGGAGAACGCGCGTCGGGGATATCGCTGATGGTGGGCAGTGGCCTGGCCAACCAGGCCGGGGCCTCGATCGGCGCACTCGCCTTCCCCGTCCTGGGCCCGGTGGGCGTGGTGGCCGTACGGCAGTGGGTGGCCGCCGCCGTCCTGCTGGGCGTGGGGCGCCCCCGGCTGCGGGCCTTCAGCGCCGGGCAGTGGCGTCTGGTGCTGGCGCTCGCGCTTGTCTACGGGGCCATGAACCTGACCCTGTACGCGGCGATCGACCGGATCGGGCTCGGCCTCGCGGTCACCCTGGAGTTCCTCGGGCCGCTGGCCGTGGCCCTGGCCACCGCCGGGCGGCGCACCGGTGTCCTGTCGGCGCTGGCCGCCACGGCGGCCGTGATGGTCCTGGTCCGGCCGCAGCCGAGCACCGACTACGCGGGCATCGCCCTGGGGCTGACGGCCGCCGCGTGCTGGGCCTGCTACATCCTGCTGAACCGCGCCATCGGCCGACGGCTGCCGGGTCTGGAGGGCTCGGCAGCGGCGGCGGGCGTCTCCGGGCTGCTGTATCTGCCGGTCGGCGCGGTCGTCCTGTGGCTCTGCGGCCCCACCCCGCTCGCCCTGCTGTGCGCGCTGGCGGCGGGCGTCCTGTCCTCGGTCGTCCCGCTCCTGGCGGACCTGCTGGCGCTGCGCCGGGTCCCCGCCCACCTCTTCAGCGTCTTCATGAGCGTGAACCCGGTGTTCGCCGCGCTGATCGGGCTGCTGGTCCTGGACCAGCACCTCGACCCGTGGTCGTGGGCGGCCATCACGGTGATCGCCGCGGCCAACACGGTGACGGCGGGCGCGGACCGCTGA
- a CDS encoding TetR/AcrR family transcriptional regulator, with amino-acid sequence MTERKPRKDALRNRAAVLEAADTLFADCDSPADLTMADIAAAAGVGKGTLFRAFGDRTGLIRALYEIRFTPLREAVETGPPPLGPGAPALERVPAVLDAVLCFKIDNRHLALALEESGSGSPYEMAHYDRWHALLRAELERIPEWGDGGFAAHALLAAVRADLVEDLVGRQGVSRADLRAQLAEFTAGVLRGHRG; translated from the coding sequence ATGACCGAACGCAAGCCGCGCAAGGACGCCCTCCGCAACCGGGCGGCCGTACTGGAGGCCGCCGACACGCTGTTCGCCGACTGCGACAGCCCGGCCGACCTCACCATGGCCGACATCGCCGCGGCGGCGGGCGTCGGCAAGGGCACCCTCTTCCGGGCCTTCGGCGACCGCACCGGACTCATCCGCGCACTGTACGAGATCCGGTTCACGCCGCTCCGCGAGGCCGTCGAGACCGGACCGCCCCCACTCGGACCGGGCGCGCCCGCGCTCGAACGGGTGCCCGCCGTGCTCGACGCCGTCCTGTGCTTCAAGATCGACAACCGCCATCTCGCCCTGGCCCTGGAGGAGTCCGGCAGCGGCAGCCCGTACGAGATGGCCCACTACGACCGCTGGCACGCCCTGCTGCGCGCCGAACTGGAACGGATCCCGGAGTGGGGCGACGGCGGCTTCGCCGCGCACGCCCTCCTCGCCGCCGTCCGGGCCGACCTCGTGGAGGACCTCGTCGGGCGGCAGGGCGTCTCCCGCGCCGACCTGCGGGCCCAGCTGGCGGAGTTCACCGCCGGGGTCCTGCGCGGACACCGGGGCTGA
- a CDS encoding LysR family transcriptional regulator translates to MEGKELELRHLRCLVAIADAGTFTDAAIALGVSQAAVSRNLLALERILGVRLLHRTSRTVTPTAAGVHVLARARHLLGEADALVARATTGHTRLHLGHAWSAMGGHTTEFQRRWHAQHPDVELHLVRHNTPTSGLAEGRCDLALVRLPFDTRRWAHALVGQESRVIALASDDPWARRRSIRLAEIRERTLVLDRRTGTTTLDLWPEGERPAVEYTHDIDDWLAAIATGRCVGVTPGSTATQYRRDGIVYRPLRDAPPVPVHLLWRHTDPHPATQAVVDLLRGLYREDG, encoded by the coding sequence ATGGAGGGAAAGGAACTGGAGCTGCGGCACCTGCGCTGTCTCGTCGCGATCGCCGACGCCGGCACCTTCACCGACGCCGCCATCGCGCTGGGCGTCTCCCAGGCCGCCGTCTCCCGCAACCTGCTCGCCCTGGAGCGGATCCTCGGCGTGCGGCTGCTGCACCGCACCAGCCGCACCGTCACCCCCACCGCCGCCGGGGTGCACGTCCTGGCCCGCGCCCGGCACCTGCTCGGCGAGGCCGACGCGCTCGTCGCCCGGGCCACCACCGGACACACCCGGCTCCACCTCGGGCACGCCTGGTCCGCGATGGGCGGGCACACCACCGAGTTCCAGCGGCGCTGGCACGCCCAGCACCCGGACGTCGAACTGCACCTCGTGCGCCACAACACCCCCACCAGCGGCCTGGCCGAGGGCCGCTGCGACCTGGCCCTGGTCCGGCTGCCCTTCGACACCCGCCGCTGGGCCCACGCCCTCGTCGGCCAGGAGTCGCGGGTCATCGCGCTCGCCTCCGACGATCCGTGGGCGCGGCGCCGGAGCATCCGGCTGGCCGAGATCCGCGAGCGCACCCTCGTCCTGGACCGGCGCACCGGCACCACCACCCTGGACCTGTGGCCCGAGGGCGAACGGCCCGCCGTCGAGTACACGCACGACATCGACGACTGGCTCGCCGCCATCGCCACCGGGCGCTGTGTGGGGGTGACGCCCGGCTCCACCGCCACCCAGTACCGCCGCGACGGCATCGTCTACCGGCCGCTGCGCGACGCCCCGCCCGTCCCGGTCCATCTCCTGTGGCGGCACACCGACCCGCACCCGGCGACGCAGGCCGTCGTCGACCTGCTCAGGGGCCTGTACCGCGAGGACGGCTGA
- a CDS encoding LPS biosynthesis protein produces MKEAPAGSPAAAAPYDEPDLLRDQFRQLLRYRLLIVCGIVLGLAGGGWLGLTANETYVATAEVTVRTPTADPFAGGTVDRVAMGSERRTAVSDIVAQRAAEALGDPDRAQQLKRGLQVTNPPNTEVLRFAYSADDPQLAAERANAFVQAYLGNRQADADATIAAGVASLESQRAPQLERRDALEDELGTLFEGSAAYDNALADLSGVTSAISDLNAAIARLTSLDTTGGRVITEATPPGSPSGPGLPLLLALGYVVGIGIGLLAAWVRLVFDPTVRSPGDVTRALHAPVLGVLPRPARGDGPEELLAQGRLAEEYRSVAFRLAYDEAFAQRRRLLVVAPRGSIETPLAAAVNLTAAFAEMGMDALLVEADLRTPTLTEQLRHADGVRPGWASSPGGRGESTDWPSGLRVPIDAEESGIFDLVPGRRVRNVPRALTSPAASQLINHADAKGAVVVVLAPAVLLYADAIALTDRVDGVLVVCDPSEVHRDDLTRVRELVVGAGGLLLGAVLHSWGSGTDPREGEGEGDGARPGERTGEAEGRDRDGRAPAVRPVPGQPHGARHRQPPGGVNREPQGSNSETMGLRILDPGALGDHEGHH; encoded by the coding sequence TTGAAGGAGGCCCCCGCGGGCAGCCCGGCCGCAGCCGCCCCGTACGACGAACCCGACCTGCTGCGCGACCAGTTCCGGCAACTGCTGCGCTACCGCCTGCTCATCGTCTGCGGCATCGTGCTGGGCCTGGCGGGCGGCGGCTGGCTGGGGCTCACGGCCAACGAGACGTACGTGGCCACCGCCGAGGTCACCGTACGCACCCCCACCGCCGACCCGTTCGCCGGCGGCACCGTCGACCGCGTCGCGATGGGCTCCGAACGCCGCACCGCCGTCAGCGACATCGTCGCCCAGCGCGCCGCCGAGGCACTCGGCGACCCCGACCGCGCCCAGCAGCTCAAGCGCGGACTCCAGGTCACCAACCCGCCCAACACCGAGGTCCTGCGCTTCGCCTACTCGGCCGACGACCCGCAGCTGGCCGCCGAGCGCGCCAACGCCTTCGTCCAGGCCTACCTCGGCAACCGGCAGGCCGACGCCGACGCCACCATCGCCGCCGGCGTCGCCTCCCTGGAGAGCCAGCGCGCCCCCCAACTGGAGCGCCGCGACGCACTGGAGGACGAACTCGGCACCCTCTTCGAGGGCAGCGCCGCCTACGACAACGCCCTCGCCGACCTGTCCGGCGTCACCAGCGCCATCTCCGACCTCAACGCCGCCATCGCCCGCCTCACCTCGCTGGACACCACCGGCGGCCGGGTCATCACCGAGGCCACCCCGCCCGGCAGCCCCTCGGGCCCCGGCCTGCCGCTGCTGCTCGCGCTCGGCTACGTCGTCGGCATCGGCATCGGACTGCTCGCCGCCTGGGTCCGGCTGGTGTTCGACCCGACCGTGCGCTCGCCCGGCGATGTCACCCGGGCCCTGCACGCCCCCGTGCTCGGCGTGCTGCCCCGGCCCGCGCGCGGCGACGGCCCGGAGGAACTGCTCGCCCAGGGCCGGCTGGCCGAGGAGTACCGCTCGGTGGCGTTCCGGCTCGCCTACGACGAGGCGTTCGCGCAGCGCCGCCGGCTGCTGGTGGTCGCGCCGCGCGGCAGCATAGAGACCCCGCTGGCCGCCGCCGTCAACCTCACCGCCGCCTTCGCCGAGATGGGCATGGACGCCCTGCTGGTGGAGGCCGACCTGCGCACCCCCACCCTGACCGAACAACTGCGGCACGCGGACGGCGTACGGCCCGGCTGGGCCAGCTCGCCCGGCGGGCGCGGCGAGAGCACCGACTGGCCCAGCGGGCTGCGGGTACCGATCGACGCGGAGGAGTCCGGCATCTTCGACCTGGTGCCCGGCCGCCGCGTGCGCAACGTGCCGCGCGCCCTGACCTCACCGGCCGCCAGCCAGTTGATCAACCACGCCGACGCCAAGGGCGCCGTGGTGGTGGTACTGGCCCCCGCCGTGCTGCTGTACGCGGACGCCATCGCCCTCACGGACCGGGTGGACGGGGTGCTGGTGGTGTGCGACCCCAGCGAGGTACACCGCGACGACCTGACCCGGGTACGGGAGTTGGTGGTCGGGGCCGGCGGCCTGCTGCTGGGGGCGGTCCTGCACTCGTGGGGCAGCGGCACCGACCCGCGCGAGGGCGAGGGCGAGGGGGATGGCGCACGTCCGGGGGAACGGACCGGCGAGGCCGAGGGCCGCGACCGCGACGGCCGGGCCCCGGCGGTCCGCCCCGTGCCGGGGCAGCCGCACGGGGCGCGGCACCGGCAGCCGCCGGGTGGCGTCAACCGGGAGCCCCAGGGGAGCAATTCGGAAACCATGGGACTGCGGATCCTCGATCCCGGCGCGCTGGGTGATCATGAAGGGCACCACTGA
- a CDS encoding sodium:calcium antiporter, translated as MAIYLSCEWFVNAVEWLGERLNVGKMAVGTILAAFGTALPESVVTLVAVTTGATDEAKDIGVGAAMGGPLALATVAYGVTGTMLLLKRRRDRALVATGGSGSGGVGAASEALGDERDMRRLAKDQKWFLPIFIVKVALGLVAFAFKPALGVLFFAAYAAYFWREIRNSRAAEGSLDGEEEDELEPLKLQPHAASPATWAVVLQTLASLAVIFVAAHAFVGQLDSIGPMLGLSATVTALLLSPIATELPEIMNAVIWVRQGKIKLALANISGSMMIQATVPSGIGLIFTRWHFDGALLWSGLITMAAIGYLLLTMRTHRLTPARLAVTAGFYVVFALGLIPILG; from the coding sequence GTGGCGATCTATCTCTCGTGCGAGTGGTTCGTCAATGCCGTGGAGTGGCTGGGCGAGCGCCTCAACGTGGGGAAGATGGCCGTCGGGACCATCCTCGCCGCCTTCGGTACGGCGCTGCCCGAGTCCGTGGTCACGCTGGTCGCGGTGACGACCGGCGCCACCGACGAGGCCAAGGACATCGGCGTGGGAGCGGCCATGGGCGGCCCGCTCGCGCTGGCGACCGTCGCGTACGGCGTGACCGGCACGATGCTGCTGCTCAAGCGGCGCCGGGACCGCGCCCTGGTGGCAACCGGCGGCTCCGGCTCCGGCGGCGTGGGCGCCGCGTCCGAGGCGCTGGGTGACGAGCGCGACATGCGGCGGCTGGCCAAGGACCAGAAGTGGTTCCTGCCGATCTTCATCGTGAAGGTGGCACTCGGCCTGGTGGCGTTCGCGTTCAAGCCCGCGCTGGGCGTGCTGTTCTTCGCCGCGTACGCCGCCTACTTCTGGCGCGAGATCCGCAACAGCCGCGCCGCCGAGGGCTCGCTGGACGGCGAGGAGGAGGACGAGCTGGAGCCGCTGAAGCTCCAGCCCCACGCCGCCTCCCCGGCGACCTGGGCCGTGGTGCTCCAGACCCTGGCCAGCCTCGCGGTGATCTTCGTCGCCGCCCACGCGTTCGTGGGTCAGCTCGACAGCATCGGCCCCATGCTGGGGCTGTCCGCGACGGTCACCGCGCTGCTGCTGTCGCCGATCGCCACCGAACTGCCGGAGATCATGAACGCGGTGATCTGGGTCAGGCAGGGCAAGATCAAGTTGGCGCTCGCCAACATCTCGGGTTCGATGATGATCCAGGCCACCGTGCCCAGCGGGATCGGACTGATCTTCACCCGCTGGCACTTCGACGGCGCGCTGCTGTGGTCCGGGCTGATCACCATGGCCGCGATCGGCTATCTGCTGCTGACGATGCGGACGCACCGGCTGACCCCGGCGCGGCTGGCGGTGACGGCGGGCTTCTACGTCGTCTTCGCGCTCGGCCTGATCCCGATCCTCGGCTGA
- a CDS encoding LysE family translocator, which produces MISADRLLAFAVMSFLLIIIPGPSVLFVVGRALSQGRRAALMTVAGNAVGAYVLIVAVAAGIGELVERSALVFTALKFAGGAYLVYLGVAAWRSRRALSSALPAARAGTGGGKRTFWEGFVVGVTNPKTIVFFAAVLPQFVDRGQQHPALQMLLLGVVFNVIALASDSVWGLTAATARDWFARSPERLSMVGGAGGLAMIGLGVTVAVTGRSD; this is translated from the coding sequence ATGATTTCCGCCGACCGCCTGCTGGCCTTCGCCGTCATGTCCTTCCTGCTGATCATCATCCCGGGGCCGAGCGTGCTGTTCGTGGTCGGCCGGGCCCTGTCCCAGGGCCGCCGCGCCGCGCTGATGACGGTCGCGGGCAACGCGGTCGGCGCGTACGTGCTGATCGTGGCGGTTGCGGCCGGAATCGGGGAGCTGGTGGAGCGTTCGGCACTGGTCTTCACCGCACTGAAGTTCGCGGGCGGAGCGTACCTGGTCTATCTGGGCGTGGCCGCCTGGCGCTCGCGCCGCGCCCTGTCGTCCGCGCTTCCCGCCGCCCGGGCGGGGACGGGCGGCGGGAAGCGTACGTTCTGGGAGGGGTTCGTCGTCGGGGTGACCAACCCCAAGACGATCGTGTTCTTCGCGGCCGTCCTGCCGCAGTTCGTGGATCGCGGGCAGCAGCACCCGGCGCTCCAGATGCTGCTGCTCGGCGTGGTGTTCAACGTGATAGCGCTGGCCTCGGACAGCGTCTGGGGCCTGACGGCGGCCACCGCCCGCGACTGGTTCGCGCGCTCACCGGAGCGGCTGTCCATGGTCGGCGGCGCCGGCGGCCTGGCGATGATCGGCCTGGGCGTCACGGTGGCGGTGACGGGCCGCTCGGACTGA
- a CDS encoding MATE family efflux transporter has product MRPGRAVAFSIADQGVAALTNIAVVVFAARQSSAGAFADFALVYAVFAVLLGACTAYVGQSLVLRGGAGRDPAELARDCRSAALFALAAATAVGLVLALPAYALSAGALAALGAVLPIVLTQDTLRYAFSVLRRPQLALAADVLRLAVAVPALSLLPAGPGAATLVLAWGLSALPALGLASWLLYRATADAAGRPRPAALLARGHLGQRFVVEFGVGNASSQLAIIGLGALANPLAVGALRGAGTVFGPLNVLFNTATGFGPPLLGEQRSGAGKARTAALAGGALAAVAALWALLLSMLPDSWGRQLLGDTWQSASALIPATGSQYAAMAMGTCGLLALRVLSPRATLPIQLVFSLVSVVALLTGYALGGILGAAWGLCAGSAAKAVAAWTRVAFEVRVAAEREPEAEPPDGEPAPERDGRVAG; this is encoded by the coding sequence ATACGACCCGGGCGCGCCGTCGCCTTCTCCATCGCCGATCAGGGGGTGGCGGCCCTCACCAACATCGCGGTGGTGGTGTTCGCCGCCCGCCAGTCCTCCGCCGGGGCCTTCGCCGATTTCGCCCTCGTCTACGCCGTGTTCGCCGTCCTGCTCGGCGCCTGCACCGCGTACGTCGGCCAATCGCTCGTGCTGCGCGGCGGCGCCGGCCGCGACCCCGCCGAACTGGCCAGGGACTGCCGCTCGGCCGCCCTGTTCGCGCTCGCCGCCGCCACCGCCGTGGGGCTGGTGCTGGCGCTGCCCGCGTACGCGCTGTCGGCCGGGGCGCTGGCGGCGCTGGGCGCGGTGCTGCCGATCGTGCTCACCCAGGACACCCTGCGCTACGCCTTCTCGGTGCTGCGGCGGCCCCAACTCGCGCTGGCGGCCGACGTTCTGCGGCTGGCGGTGGCCGTACCCGCGCTGTCGCTGCTGCCGGCCGGTCCCGGCGCCGCGACGCTCGTGCTGGCCTGGGGTCTTTCGGCACTGCCCGCGCTCGGGCTCGCGAGCTGGCTGCTGTACCGGGCCACCGCGGACGCGGCCGGCCGGCCGCGCCCGGCGGCGCTGCTGGCGCGCGGGCATCTGGGGCAGCGGTTCGTGGTGGAGTTCGGCGTCGGCAACGCCTCCTCGCAGCTGGCGATCATCGGGCTCGGAGCGCTGGCCAACCCGCTGGCCGTCGGCGCGCTGCGCGGCGCCGGTACCGTCTTCGGCCCGCTGAACGTGCTGTTCAACACCGCCACCGGCTTCGGCCCGCCGCTGCTCGGCGAGCAGCGATCGGGCGCCGGCAAGGCCCGTACGGCGGCGCTCGCGGGCGGCGCGCTCGCGGCGGTGGCGGCGCTCTGGGCGCTGCTGCTGTCCATGCTGCCGGACAGCTGGGGCCGCCAACTGCTGGGCGACACCTGGCAGTCGGCGTCCGCGCTCATCCCGGCCACCGGCAGCCAGTACGCGGCGATGGCCATGGGCACCTGCGGCCTGCTGGCGCTGCGCGTGCTGAGCCCGCGCGCCACCTTGCCGATCCAGCTGGTGTTCTCACTGGTCTCGGTGGTGGCCCTGCTGACCGGCTACGCGCTGGGCGGCATCCTGGGCGCGGCCTGGGGCCTGTGTGCGGGCTCGGCGGCGAAGGCGGTCGCGGCCTGGACCCGGGTGGCCTTCGAGGTGCGGGTCGCCGCCGAGCGGGAACCGGAGGCGGAACCGCCGGACGGGGAGCCGGCCCCGGAGCGGGACGGGCGGGTGGCCGGGTAG